CGGTCGGGCGTGGAGGAGGCCTACGTTCTTCTGGCCGTCGAAGACATCACCGACCGCCGGCGGGCGGAGCGGGCGCTGGAGGCGTACCGGGACCGCCTCGAGCGCGCCAACGCGGAGCTGGCCCGCTCGAACGCGGATCTGGAACAGTTCGCCTACGTCGCCTCGCACGACCTGCAGGAGCCGCTCCGGATGGTGGCCAGCTACACGCAGCTTTTGGAGCGCCGCTACAAGGACGCGCTCGACCAGGACGCGCGTGATTTCATCGCCTTCGCGGTGGACGGCGCCACGCGCATGAAGGCGATGATCAACGATCTCCTGGCGTACTCCCGGGCGGGGTCCGCGCGGGGTCCGCGGACGGAGGTTTCCCTCGACCGCGTGCTCGACGACGCGCTGGCGAACCTCTCCTCGGCGATCGCGGAGAGCGGGGCCGTGGTGACGCGGGATCCTCTTCCGCGGGTGTGGGGGGACGCCTCGCAGCTTCTTCTGGTTTTCCAGAATCTCATCAGCAACGCCGTGAAGTTCCGGCGCGGTCCGGGGGTCCGGATCCGCGTATCCGCTTCTGCGGGGGCGGGCGAGTGGACGATCTCGGTGGCGGACGACGGGATCGGGATCGATCCCTCCTTCTTCGGGCGTCTCTTCGTCGTTTTTCAGAGGCTCAACAGCCGGTCGGAGTTTCCCGGCAACGGAATCGGTCTGGCGACCTGCAAACGAATCGTCGAGCGGCACGGAGGCCGCATCTGGGTGGAGTCTTCGCCGGGCAAGGGCTCCACGTTCTTTTTCACCCTGCCCGCGCAAGGAGACCGCCCATGAACGGCTTGGAACCGGGAAAGCCCGTGGAGATTCTTCTCATCGAAGACAACCCGGGAGACGTCCGCCTGACGCAGGAGATCCTGCGAGAGACGAAGGTCCGCAACACCCTCCAGGTGGCCCGGGACGGAGTCGAGGGCGTGGACCTCCTCAAGCGCCGGGGTAAGTACGCGGCCGGACCTCATTCTCCTGGATCTCAACCTTCCTCGGAAGGACGGCCGCGAAGTGCTCCGGGAGGTGAAGGAGGATCCCGATCTCCGCAGGATTCCCGTGGTCGTCCTGACCACCTCCAAGAACGACGAGGATGTGGTTCGTTCGTACGACCTGCACGCCAACTGCTACGTCACCAAGCCCGTCGATCTCGGGCAGTTCATCACGGTCGTCAAGGCGATCGAAGGTTTCTGGCTGACGATCGTGAAGCTCCCGAGGGAATGACCGCCGTGGAGGTTCCGAATATCCGGATTCTGGTCGTCGACGACAACCCGGGCGACCTTCGGCTCGTGCGGGAGGCTCTGGCGGAGCCTCGATTCGGGCGGTTCGAGATCGTGGCGGCCGGGACGGTCGCCCAGGCCCTGGAGAAGCTT
Above is a window of Planctomycetota bacterium DNA encoding:
- a CDS encoding ATP-binding protein, yielding MTGFDVAAFRNGAEALGWEIVDTVRDPLLVLDRELRVRTANRSFYRFFGMSPGEAEGRRLPELSGGRWDLPSLRSRLEDLFRSHGTFDDLEIEGEFPGIGPRTLLLNARFLARSGVEEAYVLLAVEDITDRRRAERALEAYRDRLERANAELARSNADLEQFAYVASHDLQEPLRMVASYTQLLERRYKDALDQDARDFIAFAVDGATRMKAMINDLLAYSRAGSARGPRTEVSLDRVLDDALANLSSAIAESGAVVTRDPLPRVWGDASQLLLVFQNLISNAVKFRRGPGVRIRVSASAGAGEWTISVADDGIGIDPSFFGRLFVVFQRLNSRSEFPGNGIGLATCKRIVERHGGRIWVESSPGKGSTFFFTLPAQGDRP